The genomic window GCAAAAATTGAATAACTTGCTGCGCCTCACTTGCTGAATGAATCTCTTTAAAGTAATTCGCAGGACCTCCGATACGAAATGTAGAATACTTACTTAACCAAACACTACGACGAACTGAGAAAGGAAAATGGATGACAGTAGATTCTTTCACGTTTAGGATTCCAGGTAAGTTTAAGATATAGTTAGGTCTAACAACATACTAGTGAAGTTTCTGGATGTGTTTCCGGTATAGATAAACGAAAAATATCATTTAAAACTGCGTGAATAAAAGTACAAGCCTCAATATAGCTGAATTTTTTCACTAGCCTCGTGGCTTCAGCGATTAAAATAGCAGTATTTACAGGTTGACCGTAGAAATGCTCGAAAAGCATTAAACGTAAAACATTTTTCTCCATCAAAGTCAATTTCTCAAAAGAAGTGTTTTTAACTGTTTGAGCAATTAATAAATCCAATTCAGGAGACTTTGCAAGGATTTCTTTTGAAAAACTTAAAGCTGAGAAAGCGTGTTTTTGAGTCACAGCAGTTTCAGACATTAAAAGAGGAACAAGACTTTCTTCAGATGTGGGATCTATACCTAAGGCATAAAGCATCTGCAGCACAATCTCCCGCATTTTTTGTTTGGGGAGGGGACGAGAAATCTTGACGTAAGACCCTAAGGAGCTTTCAGGGGTCAGCGTAGACATTATGACACCAAAACAACGATGATTTATTAGTTATAAAAATACACTTTCAGTTTGCCAAATTAAGAACTTAGTATAGAAAGATGCGAAGTGAGAAAGCACTAAGGTTATATTTTAGAAAGTTTTAAATGCAACAAAAAATCATGGCTTCAGATTTGCCCCTAGAGCAGTTTTTATTAAAAACATTGTAAAGATAAGTTTTGAAAAAATTAAATTTTTCTAAATAAAGAGATAAAAAGTTGATGGACAAAGCACCAGGCAATGGGATTTCAATTGCTTTTCTTTTGAGGATGCTCTAAGATCTTAGCTTTCTTGTCTAGATAAGGGGAAGATTATTTCTATAGATTTTTCCCGTGGCAAGGTACTGGCCTCTGATCATTTAAAGAATCGTGTTAACGAGTAATCGGGATAGAGTGTGGCATTAAATTTAAAAATTAATAGACAGATACGAGCTCCTAAGGTCCGTCTTATAGGTTCTTCTGGTGAACAATTAGGCATACTGAATACCAAAGATGCCCTAGATTTGGCTAGAGAAGCTGATTTAGATCTTGTGGAAGTTGCTTCAAATAGCGAGCCACCCGTATGTAAAATCATGGATTACGGCAAGTATCGCTATGATCTAACAAAGAAAGAGAAAGATTCTAAGAAAGCTCAACATCAAGTGCGTATTAAAGAAGTCAAGTTAAAGCCAAATATTGACGAGAATGACTTTTCTACAAAGCTAAAGCAAGCAAGAGCTTTTATTGAAAAAGGAAATAAAGTAAAAATTACATGTATGTTCCGAGGTCGTGAACTTGCTTACCCAGAACATGGGCACAAAGTTGTGCAAAAGATGAGTCAAGGTCTCGAAGACGTAGGATTCATAGAATCTGAGCCAAAATTAAATGGCCGTTCCTTAATTTGCGTAATGGCTCCAGGAACGGTAAAAACTAAGAAAAAGCAGGACAAAATCAATGCCCAAGATGAAAAGCAATAAGTCCGTTGCGGCGCGTTTTAAGTTGACAGGTTCTGGTCAGTTAAAAAGAACTCGCCCAGGGAAGAGGCATAAGTTATCAAAAAAATCTTCGCAAGAAAAACGCAACCTATCTAAGCAACCTCTAGTAGATAAGGGTCAGGTAGGAATGTATAAG from Chlamydia sp. 04-14 includes these protein-coding regions:
- the infC gene encoding translation initiation factor IF-3; this translates as MALNLKINRQIRAPKVRLIGSSGEQLGILNTKDALDLAREADLDLVEVASNSEPPVCKIMDYGKYRYDLTKKEKDSKKAQHQVRIKEVKLKPNIDENDFSTKLKQARAFIEKGNKVKITCMFRGRELAYPEHGHKVVQKMSQGLEDVGFIESEPKLNGRSLICVMAPGTVKTKKKQDKINAQDEKQ
- the nusB gene encoding transcription antitermination factor NusB — encoded protein: MSTLTPESSLGSYVKISRPLPKQKMREIVLQMLYALGIDPTSEESLVPLLMSETAVTQKHAFSALSFSKEILAKSPELDLLIAQTVKNTSFEKLTLMEKNVLRLMLFEHFYGQPVNTAILIAEATRLVKKFSYIEACTFIHAVLNDIFRLSIPETHPETSLVCC
- the rpmI gene encoding 50S ribosomal protein L35, whose protein sequence is MPKMKSNKSVAARFKLTGSGQLKRTRPGKRHKLSKKSSQEKRNLSKQPLVDKGQVGMYKRMMLV